In Cydia strobilella chromosome 6, ilCydStro3.1, whole genome shotgun sequence, one DNA window encodes the following:
- the LOC134742413 gene encoding uncharacterized protein LOC134742413, with translation MRGFRVAGIMMLLTVINTLCYGAITRYDRPNKSTTVLGNGSIKVHDGLNGKATVLDGPNGSIKVLDKGKLTVLGGHKVRRDVREANASVIEHLGPNASTVKSHSSNTPERVRREANATLHRVPLTRGKSRREANTEKKPNAVKASDVTTLKPATHNATDPETTTAPARLGNMITVPDNCPDGKKYVNGACREIWQSSTYR, from the coding sequence ACTTTATGCTATGGAGCGATAACACGTTACGATCGGCCTAATAAGTCAACAACCGTGCTCGGGAATGGTTCAATAAAAGTGCACGATGGACTTAATGGAAAAGCTACCGTACTTGATGGGCCTAACGGATCAATAAAAGTGCTCGATAAAGGAAAACTAACCGTGCTGGGTGGGCATAAAGTGCGTCGTGACGTTCGTGAGGCCAATGCATCAGTAATAGAACATCTTGGGCCTAATGCATCAACAGTAAAGTCTCATAGCTCTAATACACCTGAAAGAGTACGACGCGAGGCTAATGCAACATTGCATCGTGTGCCTCTCACGAGAGGAAAATCTCGACGTGAGGCAAACACAGAAAAAAAACCCAATGCAGTGAAAGCATCAGATGTCACTACTCTGAAGCCAGCAACGCACAATGCAACGGATCCAGAAACTACAACTGCACCAGCACGTCTAGGGAACATGATAACTGTCCCCGACAACTGTCCTGATGGAAAGAAATACGTGAACGGAGCATGTCGGGAGATTTGGCAATCATCTACCTATAGATAG